In Luteimonas viscosa, the genomic window CCTGGTGCGCGCTGTGGTGCCTGGCGATCGCGGTCGTGGTGGTGGCCTCGCTGATGCCGCCGCCACCGATGCCGGACTTCGACCACAGCGACAAGTGGTCGCATTTCCTCGGCTATTTCGTGCTGGCCGCGTGCGCGGTGCAGCTGTTCCGCAACTGGACCGCGCTGCTCGGCGCCGGGCTGGGGCTGGTGCTGCTCGGGATCGGCATCGAGCATGCGCAGGGCGCGCTCTCCACCGGACGCATGTTCGACATGCGCGACGCGCTGGCGAACACGCTCGGCGTCATCGCCGGCCTCGGCATCCGGCTCACGCCGCTGCGCGACCTGCTGCTGAGGATCGACGGACGACGCGAACGCGGGGACTGATCCGCGCGGGTGTTCCGCCGGCGACCGGCGTGCGCGCGCACCAGCGGCAACCCGGGGTTCTCCGCCCGCCTACGGGGTGATTCGAGACGGGACCGACGCTGCGTGCGGCGTCGGCCCGTCGGTGCCTTCAGCGCGGCACGAGCGCGACGCGGTCGACCACCCACATCGCCGGGCGCGTGTCGCCGGTGGTGGTGAAGCACAGGTCGGTGCTGCCGGTGACCCCTTCGAACGGTACATCGACCTCGACGAAGCCGTCGGCGCCGGTCGTGCCCGGCAGCGGCTGCCGCGCCACGGTCCGGCCGTTGCAGCCGCCCGCCTGCACCAGCAGTTCGCCGTGTTCGGTTTCGGCCGCCATGAACTTGCGGGCCGGCTCGTCATGGGCGAGCTGGAAGTAGTAGGGCATCCGCCCCAGCCGCACCTTCGCCGATGCGATGCCGTCCAGGTCGGCGTCGGCCCACAGCCAGCACGGGTAGAAGATCGTCACGTTGTAGAGCGCGCGTTCGCCATCGGCCGGGCCGTCGTCTTCCAGGCGCAGCAGCAGCCGGCCGGTGTCGGGGCAGGTGGCGAGCTGCTCGTCGCTGCGCACCAGCAGGCTCGCCGCGTCGTAGGCGTGCCGCGCGGCAGGGGCCAGCGGCGACGTGCCGGCGAACGCGGCGGCGCGGATCTCGACCGGCAAGGTCGCCCCGATCGGCGCTTCGTACAGCGGCGAGTCCGCGTCGGGTTCGCTGCCGTCCAGGGTGTAGCGAATGGCGTAGCCCAGCGGATTCTCGAGCGCGACCTCCACCGTGCCGGCACGGCGATCGTCCGTCGCCGTGGCCAGCACCTCGAACGGCGTCTGCGCGTAGGCGATGCCGAAGGCACGGTAGCGCGCCAGCTGCGCCGGCAGGCGGGTGAGGAAGTCGGCGTAGTCCTTGCGCCCGGCCGGCGACCACGCCGATTCGGCCAGCGCGGCCACGCGCGGAAAGAGCGCGTGCTGCACCCGCGGCCAGGTGCGCATGTGCTCGGTCCAGACATTGGCCTGCACGCCGAGGATGTGCTTGCGCTGCGCGGCCGTGAGCACCTCGGGCACCGGCTCGAAGTCGTAGACCGTCTGCAGGGTCACCTGCGTCGGCCGGCCCGGCGGCTCGTTCGGCGACATGGTCTGCAGGTAGTCGAGGTAGAGCTTGTCCCAGGGCGTCATCACCACGTCGTGTCCGGCCTGGGCCGCGGTGATGCCGCCCTCGGTGCCGCGCCAGGACATCACCGTCGCCCGCGGCGGCAGGCCGCCGTCGAGGATCTCGTCCCAGCCCAGCAGGCGCCGGCCCTTGCCCTCGAGGTAGGTCTCGAGCCGCTTGATGAACCAGCTCTGCAGCGCGGTCTCGTCCGCGATGCCGAGTTCCTTCATCCGCGCCTGCACGATCGGCGACTGCTGCCACTGGTCCTTGACAGCCTCGTCGCCACCGATGTGGATGTAGGTCGAGGGGAACAGGGCGACGATTTCGTCGAGCACGTCCTCGATGAAGACGAAGGTCTCCTCCTCGACGTTGAACAGGTACTGGTGCACGCCCCATTCGTTCGAGACCGGCGGCGTGTCGCCGAGCGAACCGTACTGCGGGTAGGCGGCGACGACCGCCTGCACATGGCCGGGCATGTCGAACTCCGGCACCACGGTGATGTGGCGCTGCGCCGCATAGGCGACGATGTCGCGGATCTGGGCCTGGGTGTAGTAGCCGCAGTAGGGCCGGGTTTCACCGGTCGCCGGGTCGGTGCCGGCTTCGCCCGCGGGGATGCGGCATGCGGCGACTTCCATCAGCTTCGGATACTTCGGGATCTCGATCCGCCAGCCTTGGTCGTCCCCCAGGTGCCAGTGGAAGGTGTTGAGCTTGTGACGGGCCATCGCATCGAGCAGCTGCTTGATCTCGTCCACCGACTGGAAGTGGCGCGCGGAATCGAGCATCAGCCCGCGCCAGCCGAAGCGCGGCGCGTCCTCGATGCGCAGCGCCGGGATGCGCACGGCCTGGCCCTGCGCCGAGGACAGCAGTTGCCAGAGCGTGACCGCGCCGTAGAACAGGCCGCGCTCGTCGCTGGCCGCGACGCGCACGCCCTCCGGCGCCACCTCCAGCAGGTAGCCTTCGGGCGCATCGGCCGACACCGCGGGATCGATCGCGAACACGATGCCGGTCCCGGCGTCCTGCCCGCCGCCCGCAGGCGCGGGTTCGATGCCGTTGGTCGTGGCGACCAGCGCCGCGAACTGGGCCGCGACGCGCTGCGCCGCCTCGCCATCGGCCGACAGGCGGGTCGAAGCGTCGAAGCGGAAGCTGCCGTCCCGCGGCTGCAGCGAGGCAGGCGCCGGGATCAGCGCGGGCCTGGCGGTCGTCTCGCCCTGGGTCCCGGGCGCGGCCGCGGGCCCGGGCTCCCGACCGCAGCCGGCGAGCAGGATCGAACAGCACAGCGTCAGCGCCAGGTGCCACGTGCGGGGGATCGGACTCATCGGGTCTCCTCGGTCTGGCATGGAAGATAGCGAAAAAGGCGCGGGCCCGGACGAATCCAGGCCCGCGCGCACAACGGCATCGATCTGGGAGGGGATGCCGTGGTACCTCAGAACTGCATGCGCAGCGAAGCCATGTAGCGACGACCTGTCCGGTACAGCCCGCGGACCAGTTTCTCGGTATTGGCCACGCCCGGGACGTCGGCGTAGGTGTAGTACTCCGAATCGAGCAGGTTCATGCCGTCGAACGTCAGGCTGAGGCTGTCGTTGATGCGGAAGCCGATGCTGGCGTCCAGCGACTCGTAGTCGGAGGTGACCAGGAAGTTGCCGCGGTCGACCTGGGTGTAGTACTTCGAGCGCCACGAGTAGGTCAGGCGCGCGCTCCAGCGGTCGTTCTCGAAGAACGGGCTGATGTTGTACTGGTTCTCCGATGTCCACGGCATCGGGTCGCCGTTCTCGGCCTCGGCGTCGGAGTAGGTGTAGTTGGCCAGCATGCCCAGCCCGCCCCACAGGTTCTGCTGGTAGTTCAGCGACAGGCCCTGGATGGTCGCGGCGCCGGCATTCTGCGGACGGGACACGGTGAAATCCATGAGCTGTCCGTTGCTTTCGTTGACGTGCTCCTCGATCCCGGTCGTGTAGAGGATGTAGTTGCCCACGTCCTTGTGGAACAGGGTGCCGGCGAGGATGCCGTTCTCGGCGAAGTACCACTCGGCCGAGAAGTCGAGGTTGGTGGAGCGGTAGGGGTCGAGCTCCGGGTTGCCGCCACCGCCGGTGAGCGTCTGCGGGCCCAGCCACAGGTAGTTCGACATGTCGCCGTAGTTCGGGCGCGAGATCACCTTCGCCGCCGAGAAGCGCAGCACCAGGTCGTTCCAGTCGTAGACGACGTTGATGTTCGGCAGGAAGTCGTTGTACTTCTTCTTGACGCTGACCTGCTCGTAGGTGTGCACGCCGCCGTTCGCGGCGCTGTTGCAGTTGGCGCTGGCGGTGCACTGCCAGCCCAGGCTGTCGGATTCGGTCTGCACGTAGCGGAAGCCGACGTTGCCGCGGAAGCCGTTCCAGCTGTAGTCGGCCTGCACGTAGCCGGCGTTGATGTCTTCTTCCACCAGCCAGGTGTTCTGCACGAACGACAGGTCGTTGAACGTGCCGGGCTCGGGCATGGTCTGCCACGGCGCCAGCCAGTCGCCGCCGAGGATCCAGTCCGCCAGCGCCCAGCCGTCGATGGTGAAACGGTTGGACAGGTCGCCCGTGTTGCCGAAGCCGCTCAGGTAGTTGCCGGGGAGCGGACGCGGCGAAAACTCCGAGGTGGTGGCATCACCGTAGCCGGCGACGGACGCGACCGAGACCCCGGCCATGGTCTGCCCGGTCTCGTGCTGGCGCCGCTTCGCGCCGAAGCGCACCTGGTAGACGGGCGAATCCAGGCGGATGCC contains:
- a CDS encoding VanZ family protein, which codes for MNGRRFGRSLKPLRHPRAWCALWCLAIAVVVVASLMPPPPMPDFDHSDKWSHFLGYFVLAACAVQLFRNWTALLGAGLGLVLLGIGIEHAQGALSTGRMFDMRDALANTLGVIAGLGIRLTPLRDLLLRIDGRRERGD
- a CDS encoding family 20 glycosylhydrolase; its protein translation is MSPIPRTWHLALTLCCSILLAGCGREPGPAAAPGTQGETTARPALIPAPASLQPRDGSFRFDASTRLSADGEAAQRVAAQFAALVATTNGIEPAPAGGGQDAGTGIVFAIDPAVSADAPEGYLLEVAPEGVRVAASDERGLFYGAVTLWQLLSSAQGQAVRIPALRIEDAPRFGWRGLMLDSARHFQSVDEIKQLLDAMARHKLNTFHWHLGDDQGWRIEIPKYPKLMEVAACRIPAGEAGTDPATGETRPYCGYYTQAQIRDIVAYAAQRHITVVPEFDMPGHVQAVVAAYPQYGSLGDTPPVSNEWGVHQYLFNVEEETFVFIEDVLDEIVALFPSTYIHIGGDEAVKDQWQQSPIVQARMKELGIADETALQSWFIKRLETYLEGKGRRLLGWDEILDGGLPPRATVMSWRGTEGGITAAQAGHDVVMTPWDKLYLDYLQTMSPNEPPGRPTQVTLQTVYDFEPVPEVLTAAQRKHILGVQANVWTEHMRTWPRVQHALFPRVAALAESAWSPAGRKDYADFLTRLPAQLARYRAFGIAYAQTPFEVLATATDDRRAGTVEVALENPLGYAIRYTLDGSEPDADSPLYEAPIGATLPVEIRAAAFAGTSPLAPAARHAYDAASLLVRSDEQLATCPDTGRLLLRLEDDGPADGERALYNVTIFYPCWLWADADLDGIASAKVRLGRMPYYFQLAHDEPARKFMAAETEHGELLVQAGGCNGRTVARQPLPGTTGADGFVEVDVPFEGVTGSTDLCFTTTGDTRPAMWVVDRVALVPR